The following is a genomic window from Alkaliphilus sp. B6464.
GCGTAGATATGACTTAATTCCTAATCTAGTTGAGGTTACTAAAGGTTATGCAAAACACGAGGAGGAAATCTTTACACAAATAGCAAAAGCTAGGGCCAGAATTCAAGACGGAGGAAGTAGAGAGGATTTGATTAATGCTAATAATGAGCTTTCTGGTGCCCTTAGTAGATTACTTCTTGTCGTAGAAAATTATCCAGATCTTAAGGCTAATGAACAATTTATACGACTTCAAGATGAATTGGCCGGTACAGAAAATCGTCTAGCAGTATCTAGACAGGATTATAACAAAACTGTAGAGACATATAATAAGAAAATCAGAAAATTTCCCACAAGTATTATAGCTAAGGGTTTTAATTTTGAACGTCATCCTTACTTTGAAATGGATCAAAATGCAAAGGAAGCTCCTAAGGTAAAATTTAATTAATTAACTCAAGCTAAAACCATCTAATTAATAATTTTTAGAGGGGGATTTTTATGCAAAGTATATGTACAAAGCGAAGTAAATTAATATCACTGTTTATATTAATTTTTATTATATCAATTGTTCCATCCTACGGAATATCTATCCCTAAAGTACCTACAAAAGATATATTTGTTCAGGATTATGCTGGAATTCTTTCAAAAGAAGTTGAAAATAATTTACTTAAATTAAGCAGTATTTTAAAAGATAGAACTTCATCAGAATTGGTTGTTGTAACTATTTCATCTTTAGAAGGCCATACAGTAGAAGATTATGCCTTAAGCCTTTTTAGAAAATGGAATATAGGTAGTGGGGCAAAAAATAATGGTGTTTTACTTTTAGTTGCATATGATGAACGTGAAACCAGAATTGAGGTAGGCTATGGTTTAGAAGGCGCTATAAATGATGGCAAGGCTGGTGCTATTTTAGATAAAATGATACCCTATTTTAAAGATGGTAACTATGATGTTGGAATCACTGTAGCTCATGGGTTAATATTAGAAGAAATAGCAAAAGAATATAATATAGATATGTCGGATGTTTTTATAAAAAATGATATTTCCTATTTTGATCTAGAAAGTACTAACAATCCTATTCCAATATTAATATTGCCACTTATTTTTTTGTTTTTTATATTTATATTTTCTAGGATAATGGGCATGGGATTTTTTCAGGTTTTATTTATGCTTTTAAGTATTTTAGGAAGGGATAACCATAAACACCGTGGTGGCCGAAAACCCCCTGGTGGCTTTGGCGGAGGAGGTTTTGGTGGAGGTTCCTCTGGTGGTGGAGGTGCATCTCGGAAATGGTAAAAGTCCACTGATGCTACCTGTTCTTATAAAAATACAAACCTAAGTCCTCAATTTTGAGAACTTAGGTTTTATTTCATGATGACTTACTATTCAGTAATAGCTCTTGGTATAGCTACAGCTTCCCTTTCTTCTACATGTAATTTTATGCTATCCCCTATCTTGTCTATTACTTCTTTTAATTCTGCCTCTGCTTCTTCTTTAGAGCTAAATTGGCCTATTTCAATTAAAAAGCTTCCCTCTTTATCCTTTAATACTCTTACATCCTCAAATCCGTAAAACATTTCTTCTAACTGTCCAAATTCTTCACCAAATGAATAGGAGTTTGTTCGTACTGAATATATTGGAGATACATTACCCTTTGTGCCATCTTCTGATAAATTGACTACTATTTGACCAGGCTCCTCATATTCTTCTACTGTAAAGTCTACTGGTTGATTAAATACTATATTAAACCTAACGGCTGAGTCGTCTAATGTAATTAATTTATATACATCCTCAACATATTTACTGTTAATTATTTCTTTAAAATCTTTTTCTGCCGTTAAACTTCTAGCCCCGCTAATGGTAAAGGTCATTGTATAAGGATTTTCATTATAGGAAACTTCAAAGTGTGGAGCATTTTCCATCTTTTCCTCCCCAGCTGAAAAATCGATAATTATCTGTTCTCCATTTTTTATTTCTTTTAATGTAATAAATTTAACATCAGCACCATCAGTAATTTGACCACCTTGGCCTATACCCTTATTAATTTGTAGAATTTGAACTAAGTTGCCGAGTATTGGTATATTCCCCATACTATCTGCAAAACTAGGAACCGTATTAACACCTGTAGTAAAGATTATAAAACCAGCTGCGATTCCTACCATTGCTTTTTTCAATCCATTGTTTCGCTTTTTATTTTTTACATTTTGACTATACATTATTTCATTTCTCCCCTTTCTAAATGCCTCATCAATTACTTTATCTAATTCATTAGGAATTTCTATATCATCATATATCTTTTTTAAATCGGATGTTTTATTTTTCAATTGCATCGCCCTCCTCCAGCTGAATTTTTAGCCTTTGTAATCCACGATAAAGCTGAGCCTTTATTGTATTTATAGGTAAATTTAATGTGGCAGCAATCTCCTTCAGTGTTAAATCCTCAAAATAACGAAGAATTATTACTGTTTTATATTTTATATCTAATTTTTCTAAGTTCTGCCTCAAATCCAAGATCGCTTCCTTATCATTTTCTTCTACAGGAAAATTTTCTAGTTCACTTTTTTCTATAGAAATTACTTTTTTACTTTTATTTAAATGGTCAATAGCACAGTTAATAGTAATTTTGGTTAACCATGTACTAAAATATTGTGGATTTTTCAAACTTCCAATAGCAGTAAAGGCCTTATATACCGCATCATGAACAACATCTAGAGCGTCCTCTTGGTTGTGTACATAACTATAAGCAATTTTATAAATATGCTCCTTCTTTATTTGAATAAGCTCATAAAAACTATCTCCATCTCCCTTAATTGCTTTTTGTACAAGTTCATTTAACATAGTAACCTCCTTATAAAAAACTTTAGTTTGCATGGCCATGTTAACTTTGTTTCTAATAATTAGACATAAATCTATATCAAAAAGTTGCATTGTATGCAAAAAAACTCCTATATTATATTAGGAGTTTTTTGCAACTATAATTTGCTTTTAACCGATAAAATCTTTCCATCTATAGTAGATTCCTTATCTCGTCTATCATCGATTTTCATACTAGTGGAAACTCTCATAGCTCCTTCGCCAAACGGAACATTGTGAAGCTTTTTAGCAACTTCAAATAGCTTATCTATGTCACCTTCTATAACTGTAGACATAGGAGTTAGTTGATACTTTATACCTTCCTCTAATTCTAACAATTTATGACATGCAGCTACATATTTGCTAACGCTAGTATCTCCTGTACCTAAAGGTGCTACTGTAATTTCTAAAAGTGCCATAATACCCCTCCAAAATATATTATTAGTATAACTAAGTTATACTAATAATATTATATCAGAACTAAGCATTTAATTATTTTATTAGGTTGTTGAATAACTAAAATTACCAGTATAAAAGTTACCCATTTTTTAATATTATGTTAAACATTATACAAAAAAACACCCCGAAAGGACGACTGTAATGATTATAACACTTAACAAACTACTTGATAACTACGTTTATTTTCTCTGTAAAAAATTATAAAATATACGATAATATTGAGTATGTATATTAGAAACTATTAACTGTATATTTTTCTATTTGTATATATTTTAAAAATATAGGATATGACCAATAGTAGAAATAATCTAATCAATATACTTATATCTACTCCTACTGTTAATACCCTAGAAACTTTTGAAAATATCATATTGGAAAAAATATTATTAAAGTTAAAAACCATTCCACTTAAAAATAGTACAAAGGTCATAAACAAAGTTGCAAAAGTCATTATTCTCTCGAAAATAAGAGTTAATGATATCATAGTACAGTAGATAATGATATTTAACACTGTACTCAAAAAGATATAATATAAAATATTAATTACTTTTAAATCTGAGTTCAGTTCAATTGGAATGAAAATACTCATAAACAAAAGAGATACTATTAATACTAAAATAGATTCTATACTATAAACAAAAAACCTATATAGATATATTTTCCAAATACTAGTTTTAGTGTAAATAAGATTTTTAAAATAATCTGCCCTTATTTCAGATTCTACATCACTTACAGCATTTAACATAGAATTATATAATATATACCAAGTTAGAAACCTCAAGACCATACTTAAATTAATACTACCAGCACTATAATACAGAGCAAAAAGTAGCCCTGATAAATAAATCATATCTCCTATCTTTCCGGATATAAAATCCATTCCATAGTTTTTGGACTCTAATGTATACCTTACAAATTCGTTTTTTAAACTATATAAAATCATACTAGACATTATAAATCAGTCCCTTCTCAATACTATATTTAACGGCCTTCTTTAGAGTAAAGGAACCTAAACAACCCCAAATAATACATTGTAATATTAATAAACCAAGATAAGTAATATCAAAATTCCCTAGAAACAGATTACTTATTAAATATCTTAGATTACTGAAAGGTAGAATTCTGTTAATAATATTTAAAAATATATTGTTAGAGATTTCAACGGTTATTCCTGAAAAAAATAGTATGAAATAGTCTAATAGTCCTATAAAATTACCAGCTCTTTGATAAACCGTAACTAGACTACAAAACAAAAATCCCATACCATATGATGTAAATATAGTTAGAAAGATACCCAGAATAATATATATCCAACTTAAAATATTTAAGCTACTAAAATTATAATTGCCTAATAAATAGAGTAAAAAAAATACAGGAACGCCCTTTACTATGTCTATTATTATTTGAACTATACTCCTATGGAATAAAACATTCACAATAGATGTTTTACTTTGGATTACGCTTACTAGAGTTCTATCAAAAACTTCATTTTCTAAATTATATGTAGGAATACTCATGCCATGAGTAGCAAAATACCAACAAAATAACATAAAAAAAATAATTTCTTTATCCTCTACAAAAAGATATTCTGTTAATGTATAGAATAGTATAATCAAAGAAGTATTAGCAAATATAAGATTAAACTTATATTTTATACTTTCACCCAGTTTTCTTTTTACCTCCAAGAATATGTTATTCATAACTAATCACCCTATAATATATATCTTCTATATCTAAGTTCTCACTATAAAACTCTTGAATATTAAGATTTTTTACTATTAAATCCTTATCATCTTCCTCATAAACTTGAGCTACTACCCTATCCCTATCATAAGCATATCTAATATTGTCAATTTTCAACTCTTCTAGACTATTTAAGTCGCTCATAGGGATTACGATCTTGTATTTTTTGCTTCCTTTATCTTCTATCAAATTGTAAATATAATCATCGGCTATAATTAATCCATCTTTTAAAATGATACATCTTACATCTAAATTTTTGATAAAAGCAAGGTCATGAGTAGTTAAGATAATTGTTCTGTTCTTTTTATTAGAAATCTTCTTTAAGTTATTTAACAAAAAATCAGAAGTTACTAAGTCTAAGCCATTGGTCGGCTCATCTAATAGTAGAACTTTCGGATCTGTCAATAAACTTATAATAATAGATAACTTTTGCCTATTACCTTGTGAAAGCTCAGAAACCTTTTTGTCTAGATGTTCCCCAAATTCAAATCTGTTGATTAAATCCTCTAATTCCACCTTCACTGCATCCATCTTGATCTTATTTAATCCTAAGAAATATCTTATATTTTCCAACGAAGTTAAATAATCATAATACCCCTTACCACTTTCTTGAACAAATTTTGTGATATTCCTCATCTTTTTATCTTTATTATCTATATCAAATACACTAATTTCTCCAGTATCTTGATACAGTAAACCAGAAATTATCTTTACTAAAGTACTCTTACCCGAACCATTTTTTCCTAGAATCGCTACAATTTCTCCTTCCATTATTCTCAAATCA
Proteins encoded in this region:
- a CDS encoding LemA family protein produces the protein MKRSLTASVIVFIIILVSLFSVISSYNKLVTMDEQITSSWKQVENLLQRRYDLIPNLVEVTKGYAKHEEEIFTQIAKARARIQDGGSREDLINANNELSGALSRLLLVVENYPDLKANEQFIRLQDELAGTENRLAVSRQDYNKTVETYNKKIRKFPTSIIAKGFNFERHPYFEMDQNAKEAPKVKFN
- a CDS encoding TPM domain-containing protein, giving the protein MQSICTKRSKLISLFILIFIISIVPSYGISIPKVPTKDIFVQDYAGILSKEVENNLLKLSSILKDRTSSELVVVTISSLEGHTVEDYALSLFRKWNIGSGAKNNGVLLLVAYDERETRIEVGYGLEGAINDGKAGAILDKMIPYFKDGNYDVGITVAHGLILEEIAKEYNIDMSDVFIKNDISYFDLESTNNPIPILILPLIFLFFIFIFSRIMGMGFFQVLFMLLSILGRDNHKHRGGRKPPGGFGGGGFGGGSSGGGGASRKW
- a CDS encoding DUF4179 domain-containing protein; the encoded protein is MKNKTSDLKKIYDDIEIPNELDKVIDEAFRKGRNEIMYSQNVKNKKRNNGLKKAMVGIAAGFIIFTTGVNTVPSFADSMGNIPILGNLVQILQINKGIGQGGQITDGADVKFITLKEIKNGEQIIIDFSAGEEKMENAPHFEVSYNENPYTMTFTISGARSLTAEKDFKEIINSKYVEDVYKLITLDDSAVRFNIVFNQPVDFTVEEYEEPGQIVVNLSEDGTKGNVSPIYSVRTNSYSFGEEFGQLEEMFYGFEDVRVLKDKEGSFLIEIGQFSSKEEAEAELKEVIDKIGDSIKLHVEEREAVAIPRAITE
- a CDS encoding sigma-70 family RNA polymerase sigma factor translates to MLNELVQKAIKGDGDSFYELIQIKKEHIYKIAYSYVHNQEDALDVVHDAVYKAFTAIGSLKNPQYFSTWLTKITINCAIDHLNKSKKVISIEKSELENFPVEENDKEAILDLRQNLEKLDIKYKTVIILRYFEDLTLKEIAATLNLPINTIKAQLYRGLQRLKIQLEEGDAIEK
- a CDS encoding MTH1187 family thiamine-binding protein, which gives rise to MALLEITVAPLGTGDTSVSKYVAACHKLLELEEGIKYQLTPMSTVIEGDIDKLFEVAKKLHNVPFGEGAMRVSTSMKIDDRRDKESTIDGKILSVKSKL
- a CDS encoding ABC transporter permease gives rise to the protein MNNIFLEVKRKLGESIKYKFNLIFANTSLIILFYTLTEYLFVEDKEIIFFMLFCWYFATHGMSIPTYNLENEVFDRTLVSVIQSKTSIVNVLFHRSIVQIIIDIVKGVPVFFLLYLLGNYNFSSLNILSWIYIILGIFLTIFTSYGMGFLFCSLVTVYQRAGNFIGLLDYFILFFSGITVEISNNIFLNIINRILPFSNLRYLISNLFLGNFDITYLGLLILQCIIWGCLGSFTLKKAVKYSIEKGLIYNV
- a CDS encoding ABC transporter ATP-binding protein — translated: MNSIVISNLKKLYNTETVLEIDDLRIMEGEIVAILGKNGSGKSTLVKIISGLLYQDTGEISVFDIDNKDKKMRNITKFVQESGKGYYDYLTSLENIRYFLGLNKIKMDAVKVELEDLINRFEFGEHLDKKVSELSQGNRQKLSIIISLLTDPKVLLLDEPTNGLDLVTSDFLLNNLKKISNKKNRTIILTTHDLAFIKNLDVRCIILKDGLIIADDYIYNLIEDKGSKKYKIVIPMSDLNSLEELKIDNIRYAYDRDRVVAQVYEEDDKDLIVKNLNIQEFYSENLDIEDIYYRVISYE